From Actinomyces procaprae:
TGCGCTGCCAGGGCCTCGGCGATCGACCTGCTCCACTCACGTACCGCATCCAGATCACGGAAGTCCCCCTCAGAGGCGCCGCCCATGCGGGCGATCGAGCGCTCACGCAGCGTCAGTGCGGAGGGGTTGAAGCGTCCGGCGAAAGTGACGTGGTCCTCAGGGTCGATGGACAGCAGCACCGGGCCGATCCTGTGCGGATCGGAGATCTTGCCCTTGGGCAGCCCGGACAGCCCCACCGAGAACGCCCACACCGGGTGGGACTGCAGCTCCTCATGGAAACGCTCGGTGAAGTCGACGGCCTCGGGGGTCCAGCGCGTCATGTACACGGCGCTTCCCAGCACGAAGGCGTCATATCCCGCGACGTCGGTAACGTCCTCGGGATGGGCCTGGTCCACGTCGTGGCCCGCGGCTCGCAGCTCCTGCGCAATGACCGCACCGACCTCGTCGGTGGAGCCGTGGCGGGAGGATGATGTGAGCAGGATCTTCATGGCCTCAGTATCGCCGTGCGGGTCGGCTTCCCGCAGCGCGTCACGCATCGGAACGACCATCCGTGACCACCCCCACACTCATGCGCGCAGCTCGGCACCAAGACGCTTGGCGGCACGCTTGACCACGCGCTTGCGCACCGCGGCGGTCTCCTCAGC
This genomic window contains:
- a CDS encoding flavodoxin domain-containing protein is translated as MKILLTSSSRHGSTDEVGAVIAQELRAAGHDVDQAHPEDVTDVAGYDAFVLGSAVYMTRWTPEAVDFTERFHEELQSHPVWAFSVGLSGLPKGKISDPHRIGPVLLSIDPEDHVTFAGRFNPSALTLRERSIARMGGASEGDFRDLDAVREWSRSIAEALAAH